A DNA window from Arachis duranensis cultivar V14167 chromosome 3, aradu.V14167.gnm2.J7QH, whole genome shotgun sequence contains the following coding sequences:
- the LOC107481759 gene encoding probable inactive receptor kinase At2g26730, with protein MGFSLFGLQQLVTSFAVVATLLSIVGTAQEGPINSLSRRFIHSHINEQENDNNNSPIIARVLQDNQGNDSPSPGHNNTPALLLILNVVLVLAIILLLMLYYNTARKLNKMMKLQQQDPNNKKCIVVKKEVEKEDIEESSGWEKKIEIGEGTKMRVEERKELMFFNGNKTRFEMGQLLRASAETLGQGMMGNSYKAMMHDGPTIVVKRLRDLKPFSEKEFEALLRVIAGMQHPNLLPLLAYYHSRDEKLLLYKYAQNGNLFSRLHDGRDGNRVPLKWNSRLSIAKSVAGAMEYLHSNTKNPNIVPHGNLKTTNVLIDENDVALVSDYGLSALIAQPIAVQRMVIYNSPEYVQSKRVTAQSDVWSYGCLLLELLTGKISACSSPHGSNGVDLCGWVHRAVREEWTAEIFDKEIYRQKNVQSGMIRMLEIAMLCTERFPENRPRMSQVVREVEKIQAVPAASESVDEDDLSAERSFTDDSLSMYSTSHSGIILADN; from the exons ATGGGATTTTCTCTTTTTGGTCTTCAACAACTTGTTACTTCTTTTGCAGTTGTTGCCACATTATTGAGCATTGTTGGCACAGCACAAGAGGGTCCTATCAATTCTTTAAGCCGTAGATTTATCCATTCCCACATCAATGAACAAGAAAACGATAACAATAATTCTCCTATTATTGCTCGCGTACTGCAAGATAATCAAGGCAACGATTCTCCATCACCAGGTCACAACAATACTCCAGCTTTGTTATTAATCCTGAATGTGGTTCTTGTTCTTGCAATCATACTGCTCTTGATGCTATACTACAACACAGCAAGAAAACTGAACAAGATGATGAAGTTGCAGCAGCAGGATCCcaataacaaaaaatgcatTGTTGTGAAGAAAGAGGTGGAAAAAGAGGATATTGAAGAGAGCAGCGGTTGGGAGAAGAAGATAGAGATAGGAGAAGGTACAAAGATGAGGGTGGAGGAGAGAAAAGAACTCATGTTCTTCAACGGCAACAAGACAAGGTTTGAGATGGGACAACTTCTAAGGGCGTCAGCAGAGACACTGGGACAGGGAATGATGGGAAACAGTTACAAGGCCATGATGCATGATGGACCGACCATTGTTGTGAAGAGGCTGAGGGACTTGAAACCTTTCAGTGAGAAGGAATTCGAAGCACTGCTGCGTGTCATTGCAGGGATGCAGCACCCTAATTTGTTGCCTTTGCTTGCTTACTACCATTCAAGAGATGAAAAGCTGCTTCTCTACAAATATGCACAGAATGGGAACCTTTTCTCTAGGCTTCACG ATGGTAGAGATGGAAATCGGGTGCCATTGAAATGGAATTCAAGGCTATCAATTGCAAAATCCGTAGCTGGAGCAATGGAGTACCTGCACAGTAACACCAAGAACCCTAACATTGTCCCACACGGCAACCTCAAGACCACAAACGTGCTCATAGACGAAAACGACGTCGCCCTCGTCTCCGACTACGGCCTCTCCGCCCTAATAGCCCAACCTATCGCCGTTCAGCGCATGGTCATTTATAACTCACCGGAATACGTCCAGTCAAAGCGAGTGACAGCGCAGTCCGATGTTTGGAGCTACGGATGCCTCCTCCTCGAGCTCTTAACCGGAAAAATTTCTGCCTGCTCTTCTCCGCATGGATCGAACGGTGTTGATCTGTGCGGTTGGGTTCATAGAGCGGTGAGGGAGGAATGGACGGCTGAGATCTTTGATAAAGAGATCTATAGGCAGAAGAATGTTCAGAGTGGGATGATACGGATGCTTGAGATTGCGATGCTTTGTACGGAGAGGTTCCCGGAGAATCGGCCTAGGATGAGCCAGGTTGTTAGGGAAGTTGAGAAGATACAGGCGGTGCCGGCGGCGTCGGAGTCGGTGGATGAGGATGATCTCTCTGCTGAGAGGTCTTTCACTGATGATTCTCTTTCTATGTATTCAACAAGTCACTCTGGAATTATTCTTGCAGATAATTAA
- the LOC107481758 gene encoding cationic peroxidase 2 — MDGGFYLLVVIGLVSLGVVNSVHGQGTRVGFYSSTCPRAESIVRSTVQSHLNSDLTLAAGLLRMHFHDCFVQGCDGSVLISGNNTEKSAVPNLALRGFEVIDDAKTQLEAACPNVVSCADILALAARDSVVLSGGVSWQVPTGRRDGVVSRESDVELPGPDDSVDLQKQKFAALGLDTKDLVTLVGGHTIGTTSCGLLSSRLYNFNGRNGPDPTIDPSFLPQLQALCPQNGGAPSKRVPLDNGSQTKFDTSYFNNVKKGRGILQSDQALWTDPSTKALVQRYSLGLTFNVDFGNSMVKMSNIGVKTGSEGEIRKKCSAFN; from the exons ATGGACGGTGGTTTCTATCTACTAGTAGTGATTGGTTTGGTTTCATTGGGGGTTGTTAACAGCGTGCATGGGCAAGGGACGCGTGTAGGGTTCTACTCTAGTACGTGCCCTAGAGCGGAGTCCATTGTTAGGTCGACGGTTCAGTCTCATCTTAACTCTGACCTTACTTTGGCTGCGGGGCTGCTGAGGATGCACTTCCATGACTGCTTTGTTCAAGGTTGTGATGGTTCCGTCCTCATTTCTGGCAACAACACCGAGAAGAGTGCGGTACCCAACCTTGCACTCAGAGGCTTTGAGGTCATTGATGATGCAAAGACGCAGCTCGAGGCTGCCTGCCCTAATGTGGTGTCTTGTGCTGATATCCTTGCCCTTGCTGCCCGTGATTCCGTTGTTCTG AGTGGTGGAGTTAGTTGGCAAGTGCCAACTGGACGCAGAGACGGCGTAGTGTCACGTGAGTCGGATGTGGAGTTACCGGGACCGGATGACTCTGTTGACTTGCAGAAACAGAAGTTTGCGGCATTGGGTCTCGACACAAAAGACCTTGTTACCCTTGTTG GTGGACACACCATTGGCACTACAAGTTGTGGGCTTTTGAGCAGCAGGCTATACAATTTCAACGGAAGAAATGGTCCTGACCCGACCATTGACCCTTCATTTCTTCCTCAGTTACAAGCACTTTGCCCTCAGAATGGTGGAGCTCCTAGTAAGCGAGTGCCTCTAGATAATGGTAGCCAAACCAAATTTGATACATCTTACTTTAATAATGTGAAAAAGGGAAGGGGAATTCTGCAATCTGATCAGGCACTGTGGACTGATCCTTCCACAAAGGCACTTGTGCAGAGGTACTCACTTGGATTAACCTTTAATGTTGACTTTGGAAATTCTATGGTCAAGATGAGCAACATTGGTGTCAAAACAGGTTCTGAAGGTGAAATCCGCAAGAAATGCTCcgcttttaattaa
- the LOC107481757 gene encoding uncharacterized protein LOC107481757, whose translation MDFHHHNNHHSSPSSSNSSSTATVTTTQNPTSDDPMHSWWESVSKARSRIHALAAILPSSSAEALSALADSDRPALSLLSSPAAYSAVSSSLQGSASDPLCHWLYDTFLSSDPHLRLLVLSFLPLLSALYLSRIHHHFDPSSLAGFEAVLLAIYAAETKSRAGKPLLVTIPDLSQPSIYHAPLRKPSSSVDRPSSVGVLSPPLEPHVAMKSTKRATIVGTALHCYYAQISQMPSWSKLEFCRFAAGWAGQDCPCRSELDHRDETAIANGHGAIGSSEIEIEEVAEEMGNLNLQIQKSDFDLDSNGGNGEGAHKGDRIPLPWEILQPVLRILGHCLLGPLNPQEVKDAASSAVRSLYARASHDLVPQAILATRSLIQLDNRTREAAKAAAAVAAAAANAATTASANSSSNSNTPTKPKKPEILLVSK comes from the coding sequence ATGGACTTCCACCATCACAACAACCACCACTCCTCACCGTCGTCGTCCAACTCCTCATCCACAGCCACCGTCACCACCACGCAAAACCCTACCTCCGACGACCCTATGCACTCCTGGTGGGAGTCCGTCTCCAAGGCACGCTCTCGCATCCACGCCCTCGCTGCCATCCTTCCTTCCTCCTCCGCCGAAGCCCTCTCCGCACTCGCAGATTCCGACCGCCCTgctctctccctcctctcctcgCCCGCCGCCTACTCCGCCGTTTCCTCCTCCCTGCAAGGCTCCGCCTCCGACCCACTCTGCCACTGGCTCTACGACACCTTCCTCTCCTCCGACCCACACCTCCGCCTCCttgtcctctccttcctcccccTACTTTCCGCCCTATACCTCTCCCGCATCCACCACCACTTCGATCCCTCTTCCCTCGCTGGCTTCGAAGCCGTTCTACTCGCCATCTACGCCGCTGAGACCAAATCCCGTGCTGGCAAACCCTTGCTCGTCACGATCCCCGACCTCTCCCAGCCCTCAATCTACCACGCCCCCCTCCGGAAGCCCTCTTCCTCCGTAGACAGGCCCTCCTCTGTCGGCGTTCTGTCGCCCCCGCTGGAGCCGCACGTTGCCATGAAGTCAACGAAGAGGGCCACTATCGTCGGCACCGCGCTACACTGCTACTACGCACAGATCTCGCAGATGCCGAGCTGGTCGAAGCTCGAATTCTGCCGCTTCGCCGCCGGGTGGGCTGGGCAGGACTGCCCTTGCCGAAGTGAACTCGATCACCGCGACGAGACTGCTATTGCGAACGGGCATGGTGCAATTGGGAGCTCCGAGATTGAAATTGAGGAGGTGGCTGAAGAAATGGGGAATTTGAATTTGCAGATTCAAAAAAGTGATTTTGATTTGGATTCCAATGGGGGTAATGGTGAAGGGGCTCATAAAGGTGATAGGATCCCTTTGCCGTGGGAGATTCTACAACCGGTTCTGAGGATATTGGGGCACTGCTTGCTGGGTCCTTTGAACCCTCAAGAAGTGAAGGATGCTGCATCTTCTGCTGTCAGGTCTTTGTATGCAAGGGCTTCTCATGATTTGGTGCCTCAAGCCATACTTGCCACCAGGAGTCTCATTCAGCTTGATAACAGGACTAGGGAGGCTGCCAAGGCAGCTGCTGCCGTAGCTGCCGCTGCAGCAAATGCTGCCACGACTGCCAGTGCCAACTCTTCCTCCAATTCTAACACTCCCACTAAACCCAAGAAACCTGAAATTCTATTGGTTTCCAAGTGA
- the LOC107481755 gene encoding uncharacterized protein LOC107481755 yields MHFICTLFQCPSMAMASTFSLTNTTITPFLSPTSPPKISSFRFSNSRSLPLPTLSTASSSPTTISHAPNDYKDAPIELRYPAFPSVLDINQIRNILPHRFPFLLVDRVIEYNPGVSAVAIKNVTINDNFFPGHFPERPIMPGVLMVEAMAQVGGLVMLQPEVGGSRENFFFAGIDKVRFRKPVIAGDTLVMRMTLIKLQKRFGIAKMEGKAYVGGEVVCEGEFLMATGSGGE; encoded by the exons ATGCATTTCATTTGCACTCTCTTTCAGTGCCCATCAATGGCAATGGCCTCTACTTTCTCCCTCACCAACACCACCATCACACCTTTCCTCTCTCCCACTTCTCCGCCTAAGATCTCTTCCTTCCGCTTTTCCAATTCCAGATCACTCCCCCTCCCTACTCTCTCCACCGCCTCTTCTTCTCCCACTACTATTTCACATGCTCCAAATGACTACAAAGACGCCCCTATTGAATTAA GGTACCCTGCATTTCCATCGGTCTTGGACATCAATCAGATTCGTAACATTCTCCCACACAG GTTTCCATTCCTTCTAGTGGATAGAGTTATTGAGTACAACCCTGGAGTTTCAGCCGTCGCCATCAAGAATGTAACCATCAACGATAACTTCTTCCCTGGACATTTTCCTGAAAGGCCTATCATGCCTGGTGTCCTTATGGTTGAG GCAATGGCACAAGTTGGCGGATTGGTCATGCTGCAACCCGAGGTGGGAGGTTCTCGCGAGAATTTCTTCTTTGCCGGAATAGATAAGGTGCGATTTAGGAAGCCGGTGATTGCAGGAGACACTTTGGTTATGAGAATGACACTCATCAAACTGCAAAAGCGATTTGGAATAGCAAAGATGGAAGGGAAGGCCTatgttggaggtgaagttgtcTGTGAGGGTGAGTTCTTGATGGCTACTGGCTCTGGTGGTGAATAA
- the LOC110279550 gene encoding uncharacterized protein LOC110279550, whose product MLCCVKRVGMFLLMWRKEELYPSGCSHCGSSCYTAPKKSWIPAVKAGGNFIDPEWLDASPRQRSSISSDGTDREAELIHGLWLVLTPLRHCHCSFLLWFSFGDTIASHGLG is encoded by the exons ATGCTGTGCTGTGTTAAACGGGTTGGGATGTTCCTTCTTATGTGGAGGAAAGAGGAGCTATACCCTTCAGGCTGCTCCCATTGTGGCAGCAGCTGCTATACTGCCCCAAAGAAGTCATGGATCCCTGCTGTCAAAGCTGGTGGTAATTTCATTGACCCTGAATGGCTTGATGCCTC GCCTAGGCAAAGATCCAGCATTTCCTCAGATGGTACAGACAGAGAGGCTGAGCTCATTCATGGTTTGTGGCTGGTGCTGACCCCATTGCGGCACTGCCATTGCTCCTTTCTCCTTTGGTTCTCTTTTGGGGACACAATTGCTTCTCATGGGTTGGGTTGA